One genomic region from Cellulomonas fengjieae encodes:
- a CDS encoding P-loop NTPase family protein, translating to MLVAMASAKGAPGVTTTARVLASVWPTQAVLVDADPAGGDVALVARTATQEPLDPERGLLSLAVDARRGAAAMSLEPHLQEIDGGLQVLCGVQRPEQVAGMGPVWGTIGTMLTRHVGTVVADVGRFTLGSPVTPVVAAADVLVFVVRPHVESYAHLRERLTWIATMENAGSQPPPVGVVVVTDARDSRSSKDLSALLAHSGLSAHVLGTVANDPRAADVVGGRLSRGIDRSLLVRSTRSLVDSVRSLADTRQPRMVVR from the coding sequence GTGCTCGTCGCGATGGCCTCCGCCAAGGGGGCGCCCGGCGTGACGACGACCGCACGCGTGCTCGCGTCGGTCTGGCCCACGCAGGCCGTCCTTGTCGACGCCGACCCCGCGGGCGGCGACGTCGCCCTGGTCGCGCGCACGGCGACGCAGGAGCCGCTGGACCCCGAGCGCGGGCTGCTCTCGCTCGCCGTCGACGCCCGGCGCGGGGCTGCCGCTATGTCGCTCGAGCCGCACCTGCAGGAGATCGACGGCGGGCTGCAGGTGCTCTGTGGCGTGCAGCGTCCGGAGCAGGTGGCAGGCATGGGCCCCGTCTGGGGGACCATCGGCACCATGCTGACCCGGCACGTCGGCACCGTCGTCGCCGACGTCGGGCGCTTCACCCTCGGCAGCCCGGTGACGCCCGTGGTGGCTGCCGCGGACGTGCTGGTCTTCGTCGTCCGACCCCACGTCGAGTCCTACGCACACCTGCGCGAGCGGCTCACCTGGATCGCCACGATGGAGAACGCGGGGAGCCAGCCGCCGCCCGTCGGCGTCGTCGTGGTCACCGACGCGCGCGACTCCCGGTCCTCGAAGGACCTGTCCGCGCTCCTCGCCCACAGCGGGCTGTCCGCACACGTCCTCGGGACGGTCGCGAACGACCCGCGCGCTGCTGACGTCGTGGGGGGCAGGCTCTCCCGCGGCATCGACCGGTCGCTGCTGGTGCGGTCCACCCGTTCGCTCGTCGACTCCGTGCGGTCGCTCGCCGACACACGCCAGCCCCGGATGGTGGTGCGCTGA
- a CDS encoding CpaF family protein: MLDQALVRRLREEVADILARQRRDDAASGLPPMSAEDERQFARAVISRVLDAHARGEIASARTPPTPAEEEEIAAGIHAALYGVGRLQPLLDDPQIENIDINGFDQVFVQFADGREERGLPIADSDDELVELVQVLGAYSGLTSRSFDSANPQLDLRLPDGSRLSAVMDVCSRPAISVRRSRLSRVHLDDLVRFGSLTPDVAGFLSAAVMARKNIMIAGATNAGKTTLLRALANEIPPHERLITVERALELGLGEFPDLHPNVVSFEERLPNSEGLGAITMAELVRRSLRMNPNRVIVGEVLGDEIVTMLNAMSQGNDGSLSTIHANSSIEVFNRISTYAIQSAERLPVDATMMLIAGAIDFVVFVQKHNDYHEGGRLRRYVASIREVNGVDGRVLSSEIFAPGPDGVATAAAPISCIDELAAVGYTQSFADARSM, translated from the coding sequence ATGCTCGACCAGGCCCTCGTCCGCCGGCTCCGCGAGGAGGTCGCGGACATCCTCGCCCGGCAGCGCCGCGACGACGCCGCCAGCGGCCTGCCCCCGATGTCGGCGGAGGACGAGCGCCAGTTCGCGCGCGCCGTCATCAGCCGGGTGCTCGACGCGCACGCCCGCGGCGAGATCGCGTCGGCCCGGACGCCTCCCACCCCCGCCGAGGAGGAGGAGATCGCGGCAGGCATCCACGCCGCGCTCTACGGCGTGGGCCGGCTGCAGCCGCTCCTGGACGACCCGCAGATCGAGAACATCGACATCAACGGGTTCGACCAGGTGTTCGTCCAGTTCGCCGACGGCCGCGAGGAGCGCGGGCTGCCCATCGCAGACTCGGACGACGAGCTCGTCGAGCTCGTCCAGGTGCTCGGCGCGTACTCGGGGCTCACCAGCCGGTCGTTTGACTCCGCCAACCCGCAGCTGGACCTGCGGCTGCCCGACGGCAGCCGCCTGTCCGCGGTGATGGACGTGTGCTCGCGGCCCGCGATCTCGGTCCGCCGCTCGCGGCTCTCGCGGGTGCACCTCGACGACCTGGTCCGGTTCGGCTCGCTGACCCCCGACGTGGCCGGTTTCCTGTCGGCGGCCGTGATGGCGCGCAAGAACATCATGATCGCCGGCGCCACGAACGCCGGGAAGACGACCCTGCTTCGTGCGCTCGCCAACGAGATCCCGCCGCACGAGCGGCTGATCACGGTCGAGCGGGCGCTCGAGCTCGGGCTGGGCGAGTTCCCCGACCTGCATCCGAACGTGGTCTCGTTCGAGGAGCGGCTGCCCAACTCCGAGGGGCTCGGTGCCATCACGATGGCCGAGCTGGTCCGGCGCAGCCTGCGCATGAACCCGAACCGGGTCATCGTCGGTGAGGTCCTGGGCGACGAGATCGTCACCATGCTCAACGCGATGAGCCAGGGCAACGACGGCTCGCTGTCCACCATCCACGCGAACAGCTCGATCGAGGTGTTCAACCGCATCTCGACGTACGCCATCCAGTCCGCCGAGCGGCTGCCGGTCGACGCCACGATGATGCTGATCGCCGGCGCCATCGACTTCGTGGTGTTCGTGCAGAAGCACAACGACTACCACGAGGGTGGGCGCCTGCGGCGCTACGTCGCGAGCATCCGTGAGGTCAACGGCGTGGACGGGCGCGTCCTGTCGAGCGAGATCTTCGCGCCGGGCCCCGACGGGGTCGCGACGGCCGCTGCGCCCATCTCGTGCATCGACGAGCTCGCGGCGGTCGGTTACACGCAGTCGTTCGCCGACGCACGGAGCATGTGA
- a CDS encoding peptidylprolyl isomerase translates to MSTKSEREYERRRYEKWQERQAKARARRHRQRVIAGSIVGALVLATGVVAALALTNDDTPAAAPTQSAPAPDAGQVPDPSLAEGRTWTGTLALSQGEIGIELDGAAAPQAVANFVSLAGDGFFASTKCHRLTEEGIFVLQCGDPTALGTADPTTGGTGGPGYSWGPIENAPTDDVYPAGTIAMARTGDDGSSMGSQFFLVYKDSPIPADAAGGYTVFGQITSGMDVLQAIADAGTVEGTTVPVSDVIIEGVNIQ, encoded by the coding sequence GTGTCCACCAAGAGCGAGCGTGAGTACGAGCGCCGCCGGTACGAGAAGTGGCAGGAGCGCCAGGCCAAGGCCCGCGCCCGTCGCCATCGTCAGCGCGTCATCGCCGGCAGCATCGTCGGCGCCCTCGTGCTCGCCACCGGTGTCGTCGCGGCACTCGCGCTCACGAACGACGACACGCCCGCCGCCGCACCGACGCAGTCAGCGCCCGCGCCGGACGCCGGGCAGGTCCCGGACCCGTCGCTGGCCGAGGGCCGCACGTGGACCGGCACCCTCGCGCTGTCCCAGGGTGAGATCGGCATCGAGCTCGACGGCGCCGCCGCGCCCCAGGCGGTGGCCAACTTCGTCAGCCTCGCCGGGGACGGGTTCTTCGCGAGCACGAAGTGCCACCGTCTCACCGAGGAGGGCATCTTCGTCCTCCAGTGCGGTGACCCGACAGCGCTCGGCACCGCGGACCCCACCACGGGCGGCACCGGCGGACCCGGCTACAGCTGGGGACCGATCGAGAACGCACCGACGGACGACGTCTACCCGGCGGGAACCATCGCCATGGCGCGCACCGGCGACGACGGCAGCTCCATGGGCAGCCAGTTCTTCCTGGTGTACAAGGACTCACCGATTCCCGCAGATGCTGCGGGTGGCTACACCGTGTTCGGCCAGATCACGTCCGGCATGGACGTGCTGCAGGCCATCGCCGACGCGGGCACCGTCGAAGGGACCACGGTCCCGGTGTCCGACGTCATCATCGAGGGAGTGAACATCCAGTGA
- a CDS encoding Rv2578c family radical SAM protein yields the protein MRWDGQKLGTDDTDALPGLTLAGLVRSVRTPEFAGVTFHEVTCRSALNKVPEASRMPFRWTVNPTRGCLHACTYCFARPTHEYLDLGAGRDFETQIVVKTNVVDVLRAELGRRSWAREHVALGTNTDPYQRVEGRYRFMPGIIEALAGSGTPLSILTKGTLLRRDLPLLAEAARAVPVGIGVSLAVGDESLQQAVEPGTPTPRARLDLIRAVREAGLPCGVMVAPVLPWLTDDRAQLDALLRDLADAGATGVTVLPLHLRGPVKPLFLAWLREHAPALVPRYEELYGRGAYAPREYVRWLDERVRPLLVRHGFADSSGHRTRRDGPAGEGTYPAGSLASGLLTVHEPTVAAAQPVLF from the coding sequence ATGCGATGGGACGGCCAGAAGCTGGGGACGGACGACACCGACGCGTTGCCCGGGCTGACGCTCGCCGGGCTGGTGCGCAGCGTGCGGACCCCCGAGTTCGCGGGCGTGACCTTCCACGAGGTCACGTGCAGGAGCGCGCTCAACAAGGTGCCGGAAGCGTCCCGCATGCCGTTCCGGTGGACCGTCAACCCGACCCGCGGCTGCCTGCACGCCTGCACGTACTGCTTCGCGCGGCCCACCCACGAGTACCTCGACCTGGGGGCCGGGCGGGACTTCGAGACGCAGATCGTCGTGAAGACCAACGTCGTCGACGTGCTGCGCGCGGAGCTGGGCCGCCGGTCCTGGGCGCGCGAGCACGTCGCTCTCGGCACCAACACGGACCCGTACCAGCGGGTCGAGGGCAGGTACCGGTTCATGCCGGGGATCATCGAGGCGCTGGCGGGCAGCGGCACCCCGTTGTCGATCCTGACCAAGGGGACCCTGCTGCGCCGGGACCTGCCGCTGCTGGCCGAGGCGGCGCGGGCGGTGCCCGTGGGCATCGGCGTCTCGCTGGCCGTCGGGGACGAGTCGTTGCAGCAGGCGGTCGAGCCCGGGACGCCGACGCCGCGCGCTCGGCTCGACCTCATCCGCGCCGTGCGGGAGGCGGGTCTGCCGTGCGGCGTCATGGTCGCACCGGTCCTGCCGTGGCTCACGGACGACCGCGCCCAGCTGGACGCCCTCCTGCGGGACCTCGCCGACGCGGGGGCGACCGGGGTGACCGTGCTTCCTCTGCATCTCCGGGGACCCGTCAAGCCGCTGTTCCTCGCCTGGCTCCGGGAGCACGCGCCGGCGCTCGTGCCCCGCTACGAGGAGCTCTACGGTCGCGGGGCGTACGCGCCTCGGGAGTACGTGCGGTGGCTCGACGAGCGGGTCCGGCCGCTGCTCGTGCGGCACGGCTTCGCGGACTCGTCGGGCCACCGCACGAGGCGGGACGGGCCGGCGGGGGAGGGCACCTACCCGGCGGGGAGCCTGGCGTCCGGCCTGCTCACGGTGCATGAGCCCACGGTTGCGGCCGCCCAGCCGGTGCTCTTCTAG
- the hisS gene encoding histidine--tRNA ligase: protein MARPTPLSGFPEWLPDGRLVEQHVLDVLRRTFELHGFAGIETRAVEPLDQLLRKGETSKEVYVLRRLQEDAGVDPDRAGTLGLHFDLTVPFARYVLENAGHLAFPFRRYQIQKVWRGERPQDGRFREFVQADIDVVGAGALPYHYEVELPLVMAEALGALREIGVPPVRILVNNRKVAEGFYRGLGLTDVDAVLRNIDKLDKIGADAVAALLVEEAGADEAQARACLELASISGSDETVVARVRDLAVTSNELLDEGLEELGALLRAAAARAPGVVVADLKIARGLDYYTGSVYETVLVGHEQLGSICSGGRYDTLASDGANTYPGVGLSIGVSRLVSRLIGGGLVTTTRSVPSAVLVAVSAEEARDRSDAVAASLRARGIPVEVAPSAAKFGKQIRHADRRGIPFVWFVGEDGADQVKDIRSGEQVDADAATWAPAEADLWPRVVPA, encoded by the coding sequence ATGGCGCGACCCACCCCTCTGTCCGGATTTCCCGAGTGGCTGCCCGACGGGCGCCTCGTCGAGCAGCACGTCCTCGACGTGCTGCGCCGCACCTTCGAGCTGCACGGCTTCGCCGGCATCGAGACTCGGGCGGTCGAGCCCCTCGACCAGCTGCTGCGCAAGGGCGAGACCTCCAAGGAGGTCTACGTGCTGCGCCGCCTGCAGGAGGACGCCGGCGTCGATCCGGACCGCGCGGGGACCCTGGGGCTGCACTTCGACCTCACGGTGCCGTTCGCGCGCTACGTACTCGAGAACGCCGGTCACCTGGCGTTCCCGTTCCGGCGCTACCAGATCCAGAAGGTGTGGCGCGGAGAGCGTCCCCAGGACGGTCGGTTCCGCGAGTTCGTCCAGGCGGACATCGACGTGGTGGGCGCCGGGGCGCTGCCGTACCACTACGAGGTCGAGCTGCCCCTGGTGATGGCCGAGGCGCTCGGCGCGCTGCGGGAGATCGGCGTGCCGCCGGTGCGCATCCTCGTCAACAACCGCAAGGTGGCCGAGGGCTTCTACCGAGGACTCGGGCTGACGGACGTCGACGCCGTGCTGCGCAACATCGACAAGCTCGACAAGATCGGCGCCGACGCCGTCGCCGCGCTGCTGGTCGAGGAGGCCGGGGCCGACGAGGCGCAGGCGCGCGCGTGCCTGGAGCTCGCGTCGATCAGCGGCTCGGACGAGACGGTGGTCGCCCGGGTGCGGGACCTCGCGGTCACGTCGAACGAGCTCCTCGACGAAGGGCTCGAGGAGCTGGGCGCGCTCCTGCGGGCCGCCGCCGCGCGAGCACCCGGTGTCGTGGTCGCGGACCTCAAGATCGCGCGCGGCCTCGACTACTACACGGGCTCGGTCTACGAGACGGTGCTGGTGGGCCACGAGCAGCTCGGCTCCATCTGCTCCGGTGGCCGCTACGACACGCTGGCGTCGGACGGCGCGAACACGTACCCCGGGGTCGGCCTGTCGATCGGGGTGTCCCGGCTGGTGTCGCGGCTCATCGGCGGCGGGCTGGTGACCACCACGCGGTCGGTGCCCAGTGCGGTCCTCGTCGCGGTGAGCGCCGAGGAGGCGCGGGACCGGTCCGACGCGGTCGCGGCGTCCCTGCGGGCGCGGGGCATCCCCGTCGAGGTGGCTCCGTCCGCCGCGAAGTTCGGCAAGCAGATCCGGCACGCCGACCGCCGCGGCATCCCGTTCGTGTGGTTCGTCGGCGAGGACGGGGCGGACCAGGTCAAGGACATCCGCTCGGGTGAGCAGGTCGACGCGGACGCCGCGACGTGGGCGCCGGCCGAGGCGGACCTGTGGCCCCGCGTGGTTCCTGCTTGA
- a CDS encoding DUF349 domain-containing protein, with product MTQTPTSGPVPEQPEAPAVPDERDAAAPDTVAPDAPPVDTPGEVAGAPEAAAEDTSEPEATPEETTEPSATPEETTEPSATTEEATEPEATPDEAGESVAPADDATDAGAAVEVSTETEAAAEATTEAEPQTDASGAAEPAEPAEEPAPAETAPQTESATESPVDAPAPAAPPSGARPVPRPRPVPHPPAHPAPTAAASVPAAPVAPPQDAAEAAHAATFGSVDEEGNVSVREASGERVVGQYPGASTQEALALYVRRFLDLQAKVTLFEARLTAADLSVKEIDQTLAKLTEEVAEPAAVGDLDGLRSRLEALRVTAASRRAAAEAERAAAREAAVAARTQIVEQAEKIASTDPARIQWRPAGEQLRLLLDQWKEAQRTGPRLDRPTEESLWKRFSHARTTFDRERRHFFAELELRNASAKQVKENLVAEAERLQSSTDWGATAGVFRDLMTQWKAAGRASRADDDALWARFRAAQDAFFAARDAQSAATDEEFRANLQVKEALLAEAEALVPVTDLAAAKAALHRIQDRWEAAGKVPRADVQRVEGRLRAVETAIRDTDQAQWRRTNPETRARAEGAAAQLEQAIAGLEADLERAKAVGDARKIADAQAALDARRAWLEQVQRAAQDARG from the coding sequence GTGACGCAGACCCCGACGTCCGGACCCGTGCCCGAGCAGCCCGAGGCACCCGCCGTGCCCGACGAGCGCGACGCTGCGGCTCCCGACACGGTCGCACCGGACGCTCCCCCGGTCGACACACCCGGCGAGGTGGCCGGCGCGCCCGAGGCAGCCGCCGAGGACACCTCCGAGCCGGAGGCAACCCCCGAGGAGACCACCGAGCCGTCGGCAACCCCCGAGGAGACCACCGAGCCGTCGGCAACCACCGAGGAGGCCACCGAGCCGGAGGCGACTCCCGACGAGGCCGGCGAGTCCGTGGCGCCCGCCGACGACGCCACCGACGCCGGGGCCGCTGTCGAGGTTTCCACCGAGACCGAGGCGGCTGCCGAGGCGACCACCGAGGCCGAGCCGCAGACGGATGCGTCCGGCGCCGCGGAGCCCGCGGAGCCCGCGGAGGAGCCCGCCCCCGCGGAGACCGCACCGCAGACCGAGTCGGCCACGGAGTCGCCGGTCGACGCACCGGCTCCTGCGGCGCCCCCCTCGGGCGCACGGCCCGTCCCGCGTCCCCGCCCGGTTCCGCACCCGCCCGCCCACCCGGCCCCCACGGCCGCGGCGAGCGTCCCGGCCGCGCCGGTCGCCCCGCCGCAGGACGCCGCCGAGGCAGCCCACGCCGCCACGTTCGGCAGCGTCGACGAGGAGGGCAACGTCTCCGTGCGCGAGGCGTCGGGCGAGCGCGTGGTCGGGCAGTACCCCGGCGCGAGCACGCAGGAGGCTCTCGCGCTCTACGTGCGCCGCTTCCTGGACCTGCAGGCGAAGGTCACGCTGTTCGAGGCACGCCTGACCGCTGCGGACCTGTCGGTCAAGGAGATCGACCAGACGCTGGCCAAGCTCACCGAGGAGGTGGCGGAGCCGGCGGCCGTGGGCGACCTCGACGGGCTGCGCAGCCGCCTGGAGGCGCTGCGGGTCACCGCGGCATCGCGCCGGGCCGCCGCCGAGGCGGAGCGTGCCGCGGCACGGGAGGCCGCGGTCGCGGCTCGCACGCAGATCGTGGAGCAGGCCGAGAAGATCGCGTCCACGGATCCGGCGCGTATCCAGTGGCGCCCCGCGGGCGAGCAGCTGCGTCTCCTGCTGGACCAGTGGAAGGAGGCCCAGCGCACCGGTCCGCGTCTGGACCGACCCACGGAGGAGTCGCTCTGGAAGCGGTTCAGCCACGCGCGCACCACGTTCGACCGCGAGCGTCGGCACTTCTTCGCCGAGCTCGAGCTGCGCAACGCGTCCGCCAAGCAGGTCAAGGAGAACCTCGTCGCCGAGGCCGAGCGCCTGCAGTCGAGCACCGACTGGGGTGCCACGGCGGGGGTGTTCCGCGACCTCATGACGCAGTGGAAGGCCGCGGGACGTGCCAGCCGCGCCGACGACGACGCCCTGTGGGCCCGCTTCCGGGCGGCGCAGGACGCCTTCTTCGCCGCCCGGGACGCCCAGTCGGCCGCGACGGATGAGGAGTTCCGCGCCAACCTCCAGGTCAAGGAGGCGCTGCTCGCCGAGGCCGAGGCGCTCGTGCCCGTGACCGACCTGGCCGCGGCGAAGGCCGCCCTGCACCGGATCCAGGACCGGTGGGAGGCCGCGGGCAAGGTGCCGCGTGCCGACGTCCAGCGGGTCGAGGGCCGCCTGCGCGCCGTCGAGACCGCCATCCGGGACACCGACCAGGCCCAGTGGCGGCGGACCAACCCCGAGACCCGTGCGCGGGCCGAGGGCGCGGCGGCGCAGCTCGAGCAGGCCATCGCCGGGCTCGAGGCCGACCTCGAGCGCGCGAAGGCGGTCGGCGACGCACGCAAGATCGCCGACGCGCAGGCCGCACTCGACGCCCGCCGTGCGTGGCTGGAGCAGGTCCAGCGCGCCGCGCAGGACGCACGGGGCTGA
- a CDS encoding SAF domain-containing protein, with amino-acid sequence MTSPTGAQARDNVTDRRRAREDRGISATGARSDRLPPAPRERRPMLAALAVLLIVGGAAVAGLLALRADERVPMLAVSKDVAAGSQIGEDDLHSVPVAADGTLLVPASQMADVVGKYARVKLSEGQLLDVSMLGDSGPLKDGMVAVGADIEPGRMPASGLQPGDIVQLVAVTDAAGRVLVPDALVSATRNKGAATTAGSAGSGITATFIVDTADAPQVAAVASSGDLSVILVTRGQPIDEGS; translated from the coding sequence ATGACGAGCCCGACTGGCGCCCAGGCGCGCGACAACGTGACCGACCGCCGCCGCGCACGCGAGGACCGGGGCATCTCCGCCACCGGAGCCCGCAGCGACCGGCTGCCGCCCGCACCCCGTGAGCGGCGTCCGATGCTGGCCGCCCTCGCGGTGCTGCTCATCGTCGGCGGTGCCGCGGTGGCCGGGCTGCTCGCGCTGCGCGCCGACGAGCGCGTGCCGATGCTGGCCGTCTCGAAGGACGTCGCCGCCGGCTCGCAGATCGGTGAGGACGACCTGCACAGCGTGCCGGTGGCCGCGGACGGCACCCTGCTCGTGCCCGCCTCGCAGATGGCGGACGTCGTGGGCAAGTACGCGCGGGTGAAGCTGTCCGAGGGGCAGCTCCTCGACGTGTCCATGCTCGGTGACTCCGGGCCTCTGAAGGACGGCATGGTCGCCGTGGGTGCGGACATCGAGCCCGGCCGGATGCCCGCCAGCGGGCTGCAGCCCGGAGACATCGTCCAGCTCGTCGCGGTGACCGACGCCGCGGGTCGCGTGCTCGTCCCGGACGCCCTGGTCAGCGCCACCCGCAACAAGGGTGCTGCGACGACCGCGGGCAGCGCCGGATCCGGCATCACGGCGACCTTCATCGTGGACACCGCCGACGCGCCGCAGGTTGCCGCGGTCGCGTCGTCCGGCGACCTCTCGGTGATCCTCGTGACCCGCGGCCAGCCGATCGACGAGGGGAGCTGA
- a CDS encoding MBL fold metallo-hydrolase has product MQVITLVSAVFGARCSVLVDDDGSCVVIDAGAGVMQEVLSLVRARGLRPAAVLATHGHVDHTWDAGPLSAALDVPVLLHAADAYRLADPFGTLGLLGSSGSPTHDPSGPLAQALVATGVDPARYAAPDRVEPFGGVDDVRSADSVLELGGLRIVARHAPGHTEGSTLYLVEDLAFTGDVLFAGSVGRTDLPGGDQATMQRTLREVVATLPPGTVVVPGHGPTSEISSELAHNPYLQRL; this is encoded by the coding sequence ATGCAGGTGATCACCCTCGTGTCCGCCGTCTTCGGCGCCCGGTGCAGCGTGCTCGTCGACGACGACGGGTCGTGCGTCGTCATCGACGCCGGCGCGGGCGTCATGCAGGAGGTGCTGAGCCTGGTCCGGGCGCGGGGCCTGCGCCCGGCCGCTGTCCTGGCCACCCACGGCCACGTCGACCACACGTGGGACGCCGGACCCCTGTCGGCGGCGCTCGACGTCCCGGTGCTGCTGCACGCCGCCGACGCCTACCGGCTCGCCGACCCGTTCGGCACGCTGGGCCTGCTCGGCTCGTCGGGGTCGCCGACGCACGATCCGTCCGGCCCGCTGGCGCAGGCCCTGGTGGCGACGGGTGTCGACCCGGCGCGCTACGCGGCGCCGGATCGGGTGGAGCCGTTCGGGGGCGTCGACGACGTCCGCTCCGCCGACTCGGTGCTCGAGCTCGGCGGGCTGCGGATCGTCGCCCGGCACGCACCGGGCCACACCGAGGGGTCGACCCTGTACCTCGTCGAGGACCTCGCGTTCACCGGTGACGTCCTGTTCGCCGGCTCCGTGGGACGCACCGACCTGCCCGGCGGTGACCAGGCCACGATGCAGCGGACGCTGCGGGAGGTCGTCGCGACGCTCCCGCCCGGGACCGTCGTCGTCCCCGGGCACGGCCCGACGAGCGAGATCTCGAGCGAGCTGGCGCACAACCCGTACCTGCAGCGTCTCTAG